One Pelecanus crispus isolate bPelCri1 chromosome 14, bPelCri1.pri, whole genome shotgun sequence genomic window carries:
- the LOC104035290 gene encoding thyrotropin-releasing hormone receptor-like: MENGSAGPGAALGGSGNQTLGRMPRQPLELQVVTILLVLLICGVGIAGNVMVVLVVLRTKHMVTPTNCYLVSLAVADLIVLLAAGLPNISEVVASWVYGYAGCLCITYLQYLGINISAWSITAFTVERYIAICHAIKAQLLCTVSRAKRIISSLWLFTSLYCLMWFFLVDTTQVTFSDGAQVSCGYRVSRSLYMPIYFLDFAVFYAIPLGLATVLYGLIARILFMSPLPATPQRSCLGSTHQGASLKLSCRGNKGALSSRKQVTKMLAVVVVLFALLWMPYRTLVVVNSFMDPPYLNIWFLLFCRMCIYLNSAINPIIYNLMSQKFRAAFRKLCKYEEKSAENPAPYTAPVYYSVMKDYSHDSSNHNVTKQEDLNSLPAPAKKNKPAK; this comes from the exons ATGGAGAACGGCTCGGCCGGCCCGGGAGCCGCGCTGGGCGGCAGCGGCAACCAGACCCTGGGCAGGATGCCCCGGCAGCCCCTGGAGCTGCAGGTGGTCACCatcctgctggtgctgctcaTCTGCGGGGTGGGCATCGCGGGCAACGTGatggtggtgctggtggtgctgcgCACCAAGCACATGGTGACCCCCACCAACTGCTACCTGGTGAGCCTGGCAGTGGCCGACCTCATCGTGCTGCTGGCGGCCGGGCTGCCCAACATCTCGGAAGTGGTGGCTTCTTGGGTGTACGGCTACGCCGGCTGCCTCTGCATCACCTATTTGCAGTACTTGGGCATCAACATCTCCGCCTGGTCCATCACCGCCTTCACGGTGGAGCGTTATATTGCGATCTGCCACGCCATCAAAGCGCAGCTCCTGTGCACTGTGTCCCGCGCCAAGCGCATCATCTCCTCGCTGTGGCTCTTCACCTCCCTCTATTGCCTCATGTGGTTCTTCCTGGTGGACACGACCCAGGTCACCTTCTCGGATGGGGCACAGGTCAGCTGTGGCTACCGGGTCTCCAGAAGCCTTTACATGCCCATTTACTTCTTGGATTTTGCTGTCTTCTATGCCATTCCGTTGGGGCTGGCAACTGTCCTCTACGGCCTCATTGCCCGCATCCTCTTCATGAGCCCCCTGCCCGCCACCCCGCAGCGCTCCTGCCTGGGCTCCACACACCAGGGCGCCTCCCTCAAGCTCTCCTGTCGGGGCAACAAGGGGGCCCTGAGCTCCCGCAAGCAG GTGACCAAAATGCTGGCTGTTGTGGTGGTCCTCTTCGCCCTTCTGTGGATGCCTTATCGCACGCTGGTAGTGGTGAATTCCTTTATGGACCCTCCATACCTGAACATCTggttccttctcttctgccGCATGTGCATCTACCTGAACAGTGCCATCAACCCCATCATCTACAACCTCATGTCACAGAAATTCAGGGCTGCCTTTAGGAAGTTATGCAAATACGAAGAGAAGAGTGCTGAGAACCCCGCACCGTACACTGCCCCAGTGTACTACAGTGTTATGAAGGACTATTCTCATGACAGCTCCAATCACAACGTCACAAAACAAGAAGATCTGAACAGTCTCCCTGCACCTGCAAAGAAGAACAAGCCTGCCAAATAG